The genomic DNA ACGACCTGTCACGAGGAGCGCTCGTGGAGGGACATCATCAGCACGGTGGCGATCACCGCCATCCAGAGCGCGTCCACCGTTGAGGCACAAGGAGATTCGAAGTGAGCGCAGTCCTCGTCCTCAACGCCGGCTCGTCCTCGCTGAAGTTCCAGGTGGTCGACCCCGAGACGGGTGAGGCGCACGCCAAGGGCATCGTCGAGCGCGTGGGGTCGAAGGGCTCGACGATCTCGGTCACGGTCGACGGCGAGGAGTCCGAGACCTCCGCCTCGGCGCCTGATCACGGTGCGGGCGACGGAGCTGATGCGGACGACGCTGGCCGACCGCGGCGTCGACCTCGCGTCGTCCGGGCTGGTCGCCGTCGGTCACCGGGTCGTGCACGGCGGACGCTCGCTCACCGAGCCGACCGTCGTCGATGACAAGGTCCTGGCCGAGATCGAGCGAGTCGCCGAGCTGGCTCCTCTGCACAACCCGGCCAACATCGACGGAATCCGCAGCGCCACCAAGGCTTTTCCCGACCTTCCGCAGGTCGCGGTCTTCGACACGGCGTTCTTCTCCGACCTGCCCGCCGAGGCGTCGACGTACGCGATCGACCGAGAGCTGGCCGACAAGCACGCGATCCGGCGCTACGGCTTCCACGGCACGTCGCACGAGTTCGTGTCGGCGGAGGCGGCGCGTTCCTCGGGCGCGAGGGTGACGCCGACCTCAAGCAGATCGTTCTGCACCTCGGCAACGGCGCGTCCGCGTCGGCGGTGCGCGGTGGTCGGCCGGTCGACACGTCGATGGGGCTCACGCCGCTCGAGGGTCTGGTGATGGGCACGCGCGGTGGCGACATCGACCCCGGCGTACTCCTGCACCTGCACCGGGTCGCGGGCCTGAGCGTCAGCGACCTCGACACGCTGCTCAACAAGAAGTCCGGCATCCTCGGCGTCTCGGGCATCGGCGACTTCCGCGACCTCGCGAGCGCGGTGCACGACGGTGACGACGACGCGCGGCTGACGCTCGACATCTACCTGCACCGCCTGCGCAAGTACATCGGCGCGTACGCCGCAGTGCTCGGTGGCGTCGACGTGGTCACCTTCACGGCTGGTGTCGGCGAGAACAGTGTCGAGCTGCGCGAGGAGGCGCTGAAGGGCCTGGAGTTCTTGGGGATTCGCATCGACGGCCGTCGCAACAAGGGCAAGAACGACGGCCCGCGGGTGATCTCGACGGACTCCTCGGCAGTGACGGTGCTCGTGGTCCCGACCAACGAGGAGCTCGCCATCGCGCGCCACACGGTCGCCACCATCGCCTGACCGCGGGTCAAGTAGGCGGAGCCGCATTCTGCAGGTCGAGTAGGGGAGCGCTAGCGGAGCCGGGCTCTCGCTGGTTGAGCCGGTCCGAGGCGCTAGCGGAGGCGGGCTCTCGCTGGTTGAGCCGGTCCGAGGCGCTAGCCGAGGGCCGTGTCGAAACCAGGTGACACGCGGGGAGAGTCACGCACACCTCGCCGCCTGGCGAGCTCTGGCAGTCGCTCGAAGGAGCCAGCAATCAATGCTTCCCGCTTCTCGCGACTCCATCCCTGCACCTGCTTCTCTCGGGCATACGCCTCATCGACACGTTCGAACTCCTGTGCCCAGACGAGCTCGACCGGTCGGCGGCATCGCGTGTATGCCGCTCCTTCGCCGGCCTGATGCTGAGCCAGGCGACGCTCTAGGTCTCGGGTACTGCC from Luteipulveratus halotolerans includes the following:
- a CDS encoding GIY-YIG nuclease family protein, coding for MFRPFQGQAMAWTYILRCSDGSYYVGSTRDLERRLAQHQAGEGAAYTRCRRPVELVWAQEFERVDEAYAREKQVQGWSREKREALIAGSFERLPELARRRGVRDSPRVSPGFDTALG